From one Solanum lycopersicum chromosome 12, SLM_r2.1 genomic stretch:
- the LOC101265004 gene encoding large ribosomal subunit protein uL2 has translation MGRVIRAQRKGAGSVFKSHTHHRKGPARFRSLDFGERNGYLKGVVTEIIHDPGRGAPLARMTFRHPFRYKHQKELFVAAEGMYTGQFIYCGKKANLMVGNVLALRSIPEGAVVCNVEHKVGDRGVFARCSGDYAIVISHNPDNGTTRIKLPSGSKKIVPSGCRAMIGQVAGGGRTEKPMLKAGNAYHKYRVKRNCWPKVRGVAMNPVEHPHGGGNHQHIGHASTVRRDAPPGQKVGLIAARRTGRLRGQAAATAAKADKA, from the exons ATGGGTCGTGTGATCAGAGCACAACGTAAGGGAGCAGGCTCCGTCTTCAAATCTCACACTCATCACCGCAAGGGACCTGCAAGGTTCCGTTCACTTGATTTCGGTGAACGTAATGGTTATCTCAAAGGTGTTGTTACAGAAATTATTCATGATCCAGGTAGGGGTGCACCATTGGCAAGGATGACATTCCGTCATCCTTTCCGTTACAAGCATCAGAAGGAGTTGTTCGTTGCTGCAGAAGGGATGTATACTGGTCAGTTTATTTACTGTGGGAAAAAAGCTAATCTAATGGTTGGTAATGTGCTTGCACTCAGATCTATCCCTGAAGGAGCTGTTGTTTGTAATGTTGAGCATAAAGTTGGTGACCGTGGTGTTTTTGCTAGATGCTCTGGTGATTATGCTATTGTTATCAGTCATAACCCTGATAACGGAACAACTAG GATTAAGCTTCCATCTGGATCCAAGAAGATTGTGCCTAGTGGATGTCGAGCCATGATTGGTCAGGTTGCTGGTGGAGGAAGAACTGAGAAACCAATGCTTAAAGCTGGTAACGCATATCACAAATACCGTGTTAAGAGGAACTGCTGGCCTAAGGTTCGTGGTGTTGCTATGAATCCTGTGGAGCATCCTCATGGTGGTGGTAACCATCAACATATTGGTCATGCCAGTACTGTGCGTCGTGATGCACCACCTGGGCAAAAGGTTGGTCTTATCGCAGCAAGGAGGACTGGTCGTCTTCGTGGGCAAGCTGCTGCTACTGCTGCCAAAGCTGACAAGGCCTAA
- the LOC101055602 gene encoding hop-interacting protein THI039 isoform X1, with protein sequence MDSHHLVAYGVTGSDLSYSSCPTVSPLENRPFGTSKFDSGNSPLVNYFNSETFNTVSDYQEQPSCTENLSGASSSSGSSLDYNQYFHRPSPSEDHLPEAPYSRNMKHTLLQLESALMGPDKEAMKSSPYLGENMGAQTSGQRYKAWNKEAQVVRHQQSVVSILNGIQSDKRDNVMEDLPLQGVPSSNLKQLLIACARALAENKLDDFEILVAKARSVVSVTGDPIQRLGAYIVEGLVARKELSGTTIYRSLKCKEPAGKDLFSYMYILYEICPYLKFGYMAANGAIVEACRNEDRIHIIDFQIAQGTQWMTLLQALAARPGGAPYVRITGIDDPVSQYARGDGLAAVARRLSAISEEFNIAVEFHAVPVFAPEITWDMLDVRPGEALAVNFPLQLHHTPDESVDVNNPRDGLIRMIKSLSPKIVTLVEQESNTNTAPFLPRFVEALDYYHAMFESIDVTLLRDMKERINVEQHCLARDIVNVIACEGKERVERHELLGKWKSRFMMAGFQQYPLSSYVNSVIKDLMKRYSEHYTLVEKDGAMLLGWKERNLVSASAWF encoded by the coding sequence ATGGACTCGCACCATTTGGTTGCTTATGGTGTGACCGGTAGTGATTTGTCGTATTCTTCATGCCCTACTGTTAGTCCTCTAGAGAATAGACCATTTGGTACATCGAAATTTGATTCAGGAAATTCGCCACTTGTGAACTATTTTAACTCTGAGACCTTCAACACAGTAAGTGATTACCAGGAGCAGCCCAGCTGTACAGAGAATCTTTCAGGTGCTAGTTCTTCAAGTGGTTCCTCACTGGATTATAACCAATATTTCCATCGACCAAGCCCCTCGGAAGATCATCTTCCAGAAGCTCCTTACAGTCGGAACATGAAACATACTCTGCTGCAGTTGGAGTCTGCTTTAATGGGGCCAGACAAAGAGGCAATGAAATCCAGCCCTTATCTTGGTGAAAATATGGGGGCACAAACATCAGGTCAGAGGTATAAAGCGTGGAACAAGGAAGCCCAAGTTGTGCGTCATCAACAATCAGTAGTTTCAATCCTTAATGGAATTCAAAGTGATAAGCGAGACAATGTAATGGAGGACTTGCCCTTGCAGGGTGTTCCGTCTAGCAATCTGAAGCAGCTGCTTATAGCATGCGCCAGAGCTCTTGCTGAAAACAAGCTAGATGATTTTGAAATACTGGTTGCTAAGGCAAGGAGTGTTGTGTCCGTTACTGGAGATCCCATCCAGCGTCTTGGTGCTTACATTGTAGAAGGCCTCGTAGCAAGAAAGGAGTTATCTGGAACTACCATATACAGGAGTTTAAAGTGTAAGGAGCCGGCTGGTAAGGACTTGTTCTCCTACATGTATATCCTCTATGAAATATGTCCTTACCTAAAGTTCGGCTACATGGCTGCAAATGGTGCCATAGTAGAAGCATGCAGAAATGAAGATCGCATCCACATTATAGACTTCCAAATTGCACAGGGGACCCAATGGATGACTCTCTTACAAGCTCTTGCAGCACGACCCGGTGGTGCCCCCTACGTACGTATTACAGGAATTGATGATCCAGTTTCACAGTACGCTCGGGGAGATGGATTGGCTGCAGTTGCCAGACGGCTATCAGCAATTTCTGAGGAATTCAACATTGCTGTTGAGTTTCATGCAGTGCCAGTTTTTGCTCCGGAAATCACTTGGGATATGCTTGATGTAAGGCCTGGTGAGGCTCTGGCTGTAAACTTTCCTTTGCAACTTCACCACACCCCTGATGAGAGCGTTGACGTGAATAACCCTAGAGATGGTCTCATTAGGATGATAAAGTCGCTTAGCCCCAAGATAGTCACTTTGGTGGAGCAAGAATCAAACACGAACACAGCTCCATTTCTCCCTAGGTTTGTAGAAGCTCTAGATTACTACCATGCAATGTTTGAGTCCATAGATGTGACCCTACTAAGGGACATGAAGGAGCGGATCAATGTGGAACAGCACTGTTTGGCTAGGGATATAGTGAATGTCATAGCATGTGAGGGCAAGGAAAGAGTAGAACGTCACGAGCTATTGGGGAAGTGGAAATCCAGGTTCATGATGGCAGGTTTTCAGCAATATCCTTTGAGCTCTTATGTGAATTCAGTGATTAAGGACCTCATGAAGCGTTACTCGGAGCATTATACACTGGTGGAGAAAGACGGAGCTATGCTGTTGGGGTGGAAGGAGCGGAATCTAGTCTCTGCGTCTGCTTGGTTTTAA
- the LOC101265614 gene encoding peroxidase 27: MAINNSNCLLISLTFFLIAFGSNHANGEVLKVGFYHKTCPHVELIVKGIIDDVISRVPSLAAPLLRMHYHDCFVRGCDGSVLLDSPTKQAEKDSIPNLSLRGYQIIDKVKTALEKSCPGVVSCADIVALVARDVTVAVKGPSWEVETGRRDGSVSNITEALFNLIPPFANITSLKQGFLQRGLSVKDLVVLSGSHTIGISHCSSFNNRIYNFTGKGDTDPSLDPNYIKNLKKKCLPNDQNTLVEMDPGSVRTFDTSYYKLVAKRRGLFTSDSALLDDSETKDYLKKQGINQYGSTFFKDFGESMVKMGRVQVLTGNQGEIRKVCSRVN; this comes from the exons ATGGCAATTAACAATTCAAATTGTTTGTTGATTTCATTGACTTTTTTCCTTATTGCATTTGGTTCAAACCATGCAAATGGAGAAGTACTCAAAGTAGGATTTTATCACAAAACATGTCCTCATGTTGAATTAATAGTGAAGGGaattattgatgatgttatatcAAGAGTCCCTAGCCTTGCTGCCCCTTTGTTGAGAATGCACTATCATGATTGTTTTGTTAGG GGTTGTGATGGATCAGTTCTGTTGGATTCCCCAACAAAACAAGCTGAGAAAGATTCAATCCCAAATTTAAGCCTTAGAGGATATCAAATTATTGATAAAGTGAAGACTGCTCTTGAAAAATCTTGCCCTGGCGTTGTTTCTTGTGCAGATATTGTTGCTCTAGTTGCAAGAGATGTCACCGTTGcg GTGAAGGGACCATCATGGGAAGTTGAAACAGGACGAAGAGATGGAAGTGTGTCAAATATAACAGAagcattatttaatttaattcctCCTTTTGCAAACATAACATCATTGAAACAAGGATTCTTGCAAAGAGGATTAAGTGTTAAGGACCTTGTTGTATTATCAG GTTCTCACACAATTGGAATCTCACATTGCTCATCATTCAACAACCGTATTTACAACTTTACTGGTAAAGGAGATACAGATCCCTCATTGGATCccaactatataaaaaatttgaaaaaaaagtgtttaccaaatgaccaaaatacccttgtggAAATGGACCCTGGAAGTGTTAGGACATTTGATACTTCTTATTATAAGCTTGTGGCTAAAAGAAGAGGACTTTTTACTTCTGATTCAGCTTTACTTGATGATAGTGAAACCAAAGATTATCTCAAGAAACAAGGAATTAATCAATATGGATCTACTTTCTTTAAGGATTTTGGTGAATCTATGGTCAAAATGGGAAGAGTTCAAGTCCTTACTGGAAATCAAGGTGAAATTAGAAAAGTTTGCTCAAGGGTCAATTAG
- the LOC101264402 gene encoding pectin acetylesterase 7-like has translation MMMVTKSVQLVVLLVCCLTIITIQCANATQNPNLFNVEPTIVHSAVSKGAVCLDGSPPAYYFEPGFGDGAENWIFHLSGGAWCINVTDCQKRAEGSNGSSKRMGPLQFQGIHSKNNTQNPDFYNWNKVVVAYCDGGSFIGDSEYIDPSNNRTKDLQFRGQKIFYTVLEEVLEKGLKNAKNAILAGSSAGGYPAILYCDYFRDSLPINSRVKCLVDSGYFVHFKNPVLERFWTWRFSGVAALQGAAKTLPKSCTSKMKAELCLYSENIQQYTKTPFFLHMSAFDNIETQYTLGDEKYKAVDEGLGPESMNASLREIRSVFLNAIPKRDNPKHRGAFIDAMHHHTSLFRRWSLEVALEIDNVLAPIAFADWYFDRKYYYLVDEKHTMPIKNTIKNTTYYYHE, from the exons ATGATGATGGTTACAAAATCTGTTCAACTTGTTGTCTTACTTGTTTGCTGTTTGACCATCATCACAATTCAATGTGCAAATGCAACACAAAACCCAAATTTATTTAATGTCGAACCAACAATAGTTCATAGTGCTGTGTCAAAGGGAGCag TGTGCTTGGATGGATCACCTCCAGCATACTATTTTGAACCAGGATTTGGAGATGGAGCTGAAAATTGGATTTTTCATCTATCC GGAGGAGCATGGTGTATAAATGTCACAGATTGCCAAAAACGTGCCGAAGGCTCAAATGGTTCATCAAAACGAATGGGTCCACTACAATTTCAAGGAATTCACAGTAAGAATAATACCCAAAATCCAG ATTTTTATAATTGGAACAAAGTAGTTGTTGCATACTGCGATGGTGGATCGTTCATTGGAGATTCTGAATACATTGATCCAAGCAATAATAGA actAAAGATCTTCAGTTTAGAGGGCAAAAGATTTTTTACACAGTACTTGAGGAGGTGCTAGAAAAAGGATTAAAGAATGCCAAAAAT gcAATCCTAGCTGGCAGTTCTGCAGGAGGATATCCAGcaatattatattgtgattatttcCGTGATTCATTGCCAATTAATTCTAGAGTGAAGTGTTTAGTTGATTCTGGCTACTTTGTTCATTT CAAGAATCCTGTGCTCGAAAGATTTTGGACATGGAGATTTTCAGGAGTTGCCGCTTTACAA GGAGCTGCCAAAACGTTACCAAAATCATGCACTTCAAAAATGAAAGCAGAATTG TGCCTCTACTCAGAAAACATCCAACAATATACTAAGACACCATTTTTTCTTCACATGTCAGCATTTGATAACATCGAG ACACAATATACTTTAGGAGACGAGAAATATAAAGCCGTTGATGAGGGGTTAGGCCCAGAAAGTATGAATGCATCCCTACGAG AAATAAGGTCTGTTTTCTTAAACGCAATACCCAAAAGAGACAACCCTAAACACAGAGGAGCTTTTATAGACGCAATGCATCATCATACTAGCCTTTTTCGCCGGTGGTCTCTTGAAGTGGCCCTTGAAATCGATAATGTG TTGGCCCCAATAGCATTTGCTGATTGGTATTTTGATCGGAAATACTATTATTTGGTAGATGAAAAACATACCATGCCAATCAAAAATACGATCAAAAACAcaacttattattatcatgaataG
- the LOC101265310 gene encoding putative anthocyanidin reductase isoform X1, with product MEENKSYCVTGGTGFIGSWLIKSLLQMGYKVHAAVRHPGSFFYPFLLSKLIQPPTPNQMDSSELKKSSHLLKLAEGSEMLRLFKADLREEGSFDEAMRGCIGLFHVAAPMEFCPPATENVERYVEENMIEPAIEGTLNVLKSCLKSNSVKKVVFTSSISTITARDNFGRWRPFVDESCKVPIQHVKHTKPTGWVYVLLKVLTEDAAFQFAKENGINLVSTITPTIAGPFLTPTVPSSIQVLLSPITDDPDMLAILTAVNTRMGSIALAHIEDICRAHIFLMENIKAQGRYICCAQSWALSEVIDHLKNEYPYLDAERRGGHDSVIPSEISSKKLRGLGFSFKYEINDIIRDTITSCIHHGFLASIQK from the exons ATGGAGGAGAATAAGAGTTATTGTGTAACAGGAGGAACAGGCTTCATTGGCtcatggctcattaaatcactTCTTCAAATGGGCTACAAAGTCCATGCTGCTGTGCGCCATCCTGGTTCATTCTTTTATCCCTTCCTTCTTTCTAAACTAATACAACCCCCCACCCCCAATCAGATGGATTCGTCCGAACTTA AGAAGTCATCACATCTATTGAAGCTGGCTGAGGGCAGTGAGATGCTAAGATTATTCAAAGCTGATTTAAGAGAAGAAGGAAGCTTTGATGAAGCAATGAGAGGTTGCATTGGCCTATTTCATGTTGCTGCACCCATGGAATTCTGTCCACCAGCCACAGAAAACGTTG AGAGGTATGTCGAAGAAAATATGATAGAGCCAGCCATCGAAGGGACCTTGAATGTTCTGAAATCGTGCTTGAAATCCAATTCTGTTAAAAAAGTTGTATTCACATCATCAATCAGTACCATCACAGCCAGAGACAACTTTGGGAGATGGAGACCTTTTGTCGATGAATCTTGCAAAGTACCTATCCAACATGTTAAGCACACAAAACCAACTGGTTGG GTTTATGTACTACTAAAGGTTTTGACAGAGGATGCAGCATTTCAGTTTGCAAAAGAAAATGGCATTAATTTGGTTTCAACGATAACACCAACTATAGCTGGTCCATTCCTCACTCCTACAGTTCCATCAAGCATTCAAGTTCTCTTGTCACCAATAACAG atgATCCTGATATGTTAGCTATACTCACCGCTGTAAACACAAGAATGGGATCAATAGCATTAGCTCATATAGAGGATATATGTCGCGCCCACATATTCCTCATGGAGAATATTAAAGCACAAGGACGATATATATGTTGTGCTCAGAGTTGGGCATTGTCTGAAGTTATCGATCACCTTAAAAACGAGTATCCTTACCTTGATGCAGAGAG GCGCGGAGGACATGATTCAGTGATCCCCTCGGAGATTTCATCAAAGAAATTGAGAGGACTCGGATTTTCTTTCAAGTATGAAATCAACGATATCATAAGAGATACAATTACTAGTTGTATACATCATGGATTCTTAGCCTCAATTCAAAAGTAA
- the LOC101265310 gene encoding putative anthocyanidin reductase isoform X2 — MEENKSYCVTGGTGFIGSWLIKSLLQMGYKVHAAVRHPEKSSHLLKLAEGSEMLRLFKADLREEGSFDEAMRGCIGLFHVAAPMEFCPPATENVERYVEENMIEPAIEGTLNVLKSCLKSNSVKKVVFTSSISTITARDNFGRWRPFVDESCKVPIQHVKHTKPTGWVYVLLKVLTEDAAFQFAKENGINLVSTITPTIAGPFLTPTVPSSIQVLLSPITDDPDMLAILTAVNTRMGSIALAHIEDICRAHIFLMENIKAQGRYICCAQSWALSEVIDHLKNEYPYLDAERRGGHDSVIPSEISSKKLRGLGFSFKYEINDIIRDTITSCIHHGFLASIQK, encoded by the exons ATGGAGGAGAATAAGAGTTATTGTGTAACAGGAGGAACAGGCTTCATTGGCtcatggctcattaaatcactTCTTCAAATGGGCTACAAAGTCCATGCTGCTGTGCGCCATCCTG AGAAGTCATCACATCTATTGAAGCTGGCTGAGGGCAGTGAGATGCTAAGATTATTCAAAGCTGATTTAAGAGAAGAAGGAAGCTTTGATGAAGCAATGAGAGGTTGCATTGGCCTATTTCATGTTGCTGCACCCATGGAATTCTGTCCACCAGCCACAGAAAACGTTG AGAGGTATGTCGAAGAAAATATGATAGAGCCAGCCATCGAAGGGACCTTGAATGTTCTGAAATCGTGCTTGAAATCCAATTCTGTTAAAAAAGTTGTATTCACATCATCAATCAGTACCATCACAGCCAGAGACAACTTTGGGAGATGGAGACCTTTTGTCGATGAATCTTGCAAAGTACCTATCCAACATGTTAAGCACACAAAACCAACTGGTTGG GTTTATGTACTACTAAAGGTTTTGACAGAGGATGCAGCATTTCAGTTTGCAAAAGAAAATGGCATTAATTTGGTTTCAACGATAACACCAACTATAGCTGGTCCATTCCTCACTCCTACAGTTCCATCAAGCATTCAAGTTCTCTTGTCACCAATAACAG atgATCCTGATATGTTAGCTATACTCACCGCTGTAAACACAAGAATGGGATCAATAGCATTAGCTCATATAGAGGATATATGTCGCGCCCACATATTCCTCATGGAGAATATTAAAGCACAAGGACGATATATATGTTGTGCTCAGAGTTGGGCATTGTCTGAAGTTATCGATCACCTTAAAAACGAGTATCCTTACCTTGATGCAGAGAG GCGCGGAGGACATGATTCAGTGATCCCCTCGGAGATTTCATCAAAGAAATTGAGAGGACTCGGATTTTCTTTCAAGTATGAAATCAACGATATCATAAGAGATACAATTACTAGTTGTATACATCATGGATTCTTAGCCTCAATTCAAAAGTAA